One genomic segment of Pueribacillus theae includes these proteins:
- a CDS encoding muconolactone Delta-isomerase family protein — MLFFIKVSVNQKELTTEKLWEVWEKEAKFAKKAIERKKIMNAYKVAGSRQVILIYDADSHDEIDRVFMAGLPLSDYAVIDEILPIRSYLDFAEDVTNRWKKPNQ, encoded by the coding sequence ATGTTATTTTTTATCAAAGTAAGCGTTAATCAGAAAGAGTTGACAACGGAGAAACTGTGGGAAGTTTGGGAGAAGGAAGCAAAGTTTGCCAAAAAGGCAATTGAACGGAAGAAAATTATGAATGCATATAAAGTTGCTGGTTCACGTCAAGTCATTCTTATTTATGATGCAGATTCTCACGACGAAATCGATCGTGTCTTTATGGCGGGACTTCCTTTATCAGATTATGCAGTGATTGATGAAATTTTACCTATTCGTTCGTATCTTGACTTTGCTGAAGATGTTACAAACCGGTGGAAAAAACCGAATCAATAA
- a CDS encoding sigma-54 interaction domain-containing protein yields the protein MEQLYYNVFNYSYDGLCVFDIEGKGVAINKAAERITGYDSQEFFESNIYHLLEEGIISNSVFLKVLKEKRTVTDVVSIRGNEVLITGSPILNDDGKIEYVVENIRDISQLNNLKMDLLLSIALKKKKKPKSSDKDNQLPKHMVPDGVVAESKKMNKIIHLVNKIAKVDSTVLLLGESGVGKEVIVKLIHRLSLRSDNPLIKINCAAIPHHLLESELFGYERGAFTGADERGRPGLFEEANGGTIFLDEIGDMPLDLQVKLLRVLQEFEIRRVGGRKNIKVDVRVVSATNKNLGKLVQKGKFREDLFYRLNIVPIHIPPLRERVDDIAPLAHMFLNRANQKYQLNKHFQPGVIELLERYSWPGNIREMENIIERLVVTSGHDEISWSELPFISEHSDITESLSLKKILQEVEKEIILEKMETYKTTRKAAKALGISQSSLVNKLKKYR from the coding sequence GTGGAGCAACTTTATTATAATGTCTTTAATTATAGTTATGACGGGTTATGCGTTTTCGATATAGAAGGAAAAGGTGTTGCCATTAATAAAGCTGCGGAAAGGATAACCGGATACGACTCTCAAGAATTCTTTGAAAGCAATATTTACCATTTATTGGAAGAAGGAATTATCTCGAATTCCGTTTTTTTAAAAGTATTGAAAGAAAAGCGAACGGTAACGGATGTCGTCAGTATTCGTGGCAATGAAGTACTTATAACAGGTAGTCCTATATTGAACGACGACGGGAAAATAGAATATGTTGTCGAAAATATACGTGATATATCACAGTTAAATAATTTAAAGATGGATTTATTGCTTTCCATTGCTTTAAAAAAGAAGAAAAAACCAAAAAGTTCAGATAAGGATAATCAACTACCAAAGCATATGGTACCTGATGGGGTTGTTGCTGAAAGCAAGAAAATGAACAAAATCATTCACTTAGTAAATAAAATTGCAAAAGTTGATTCAACTGTACTTCTTTTAGGGGAATCAGGTGTTGGGAAAGAAGTTATTGTAAAACTTATTCATCGTCTAAGTTTACGCTCAGATAACCCATTGATTAAAATAAATTGCGCTGCAATCCCGCATCATTTATTAGAGTCGGAACTTTTTGGATATGAAAGAGGAGCCTTTACCGGAGCGGATGAACGTGGAAGACCGGGGCTATTTGAAGAAGCGAATGGCGGGACAATTTTTTTGGATGAGATTGGAGATATGCCACTCGATTTACAAGTAAAATTGCTTAGGGTGCTTCAAGAATTTGAAATTAGGAGAGTTGGGGGCAGAAAAAATATTAAAGTCGATGTACGTGTTGTTTCAGCGACAAATAAAAATTTGGGGAAGCTCGTTCAGAAGGGAAAATTTCGTGAAGATTTGTTTTATAGATTAAATATCGTTCCGATCCACATACCCCCTTTAAGAGAGCGTGTGGATGACATTGCACCACTTGCGCATATGTTTTTAAATCGTGCAAACCAAAAATATCAGCTTAATAAGCATTTTCAACCAGGTGTAATTGAATTACTTGAACGATACAGTTGGCCTGGGAACATTCGGGAGATGGAAAATATTATCGAAAGACTCGTTGTGACATCTGGACATGATGAAATTAGTTGGAGTGAGTTACCATTTATTTCCGAACATTCAGACATTACTGAAAGCTTATCATTAAAAAAGATACTACAAGAAGTGGAGAAGGAAATTATTTTGGAAAAGATGGAAACATACAAAACGACAAGAAAAGCAGCGAAAGCACTTGGAATCAGTCAGTCGTCACTCGTGAATAAGTTAAAGAAATACCGATGA